The bacterium genomic sequence TCTTACCGGGGTGCGAGCACGGTCGGCCACTGAGGCGTAACGCTGTCTGGAGATGGTGGACATGAGATTCATCCAAGCCATGCCGCTGCCGCGTGTGGAATCCAGCGCTTGAGGCGGCTACCACAGAAGTGGTTTGGGTTCTGTTGGGGCGTTATCACTGCATCGCCTCGAGGTCAGCTTGCGCCCTTTTCTTCAAGGATTTTGCGCACAGTAATTTTCAATTCGCTTAGATCGGATGATTTGACAATGTAGGCATCGGCGGCCCACGTCCTAAAATCGTCCTGATAGCTGCTGTAAGCAGTGTTCAGGATGACAGGGATCGATTTATCGCTTGTCATGATTTTTTGGAGCGTGTCCAGCCCGTCAAGTCCCTCCATCCTAATGTCGAGAACAATGATATCCGGCCTTTTCTCCGCGATGTTCTTAACCGCCTCTTCTCCCGAGCCGGCGAGTGTAACCTCCCAGCCTTCGTTTGAGAGCTCCTCCTCGTAGAGCATTCTCAAAGCAGCGTCATCATCCACAATCAGCACCGTAGCCATATCGGATCACCACCTTTCGGTTTTTTCAAACAACAGTCATGCCTCGTGAGCGAGCTTCGCTAGGGGTGTTGGTTTCTTAGTCTCTACTTTTCTTATTGGGATGGTCAACCGGAACGTTGAGCCCTGGCCGACCTTGCTCTCCATGGAGATGCTCCCTGACATGGCCTCAACGATCCTGTTGGCAAGAGGCAGTCCCAGACCTGTTCCACCGGGGCTCGATGTGTAGAAAGGATTGAATATGAACTCCTTCTCACTCTCCTTTATGCCAACACCTGTATCGGAAATCGATAGCTGAAGATTCCCATCCTGACGGACGGACGAAACAGTGATTGTGCCCCCATCAGGCATCGACTGTATCGCGTTTTGA encodes the following:
- a CDS encoding response regulator; the protein is MATVLIVDDDAALRMLYEEELSNEGWEVTLAGSGEEAVKNIAEKRPDIIVLDIRMEGLDGLDTLQKIMTSDKSIPVILNTAYSSYQDDFRTWAADAYIVKSSDLSELKITVRKILEEKGAS